One genomic segment of Pedobacter endophyticus includes these proteins:
- a CDS encoding SusC/RagA family TonB-linked outer membrane protein, which translates to MMKRYLKKVMYLKPRHELLFLQLICLGLIPFSGLAQNSSVSKTQETLLSGTLKGIISDIYGEPLFGVTVLNKAKGEHTLTDRSGKYTITGEPGEILVFSLNGYLTKEIEVVGQNLNLPLTESTQTEKTFNSLYGPRKKSTSIQSYADIYSRELAQSPTVSYLNALTGRLPGLTTLQANGEPGNDFVGASIRGVAPQILVNGIPRDLTSIDPEQIESITILKDALSTVMLGQRSSGGVILIKTKQGEIGKQKVSFTAQRGIQSSTTIPKALDAYNYASLFNEALRNDGKAEIYTQADLQAYKDGSDPIGHPNVDWYDEILKPSSIFSRYNLNTSGGGNNARYFVSVDYLNQDGLYKTSDDNSYNTNVNYKRYLLRSNIDVDITKNLSVNLNLFGAIENGNYPGGGGIYGALATTPNNAYPIFNSNGSLGGNNDFQNNIWGLSTRSGYTLSYNRTITADLSLKRTLDDVLKGLFVKATLSFNTGLGDATNRTKTFAVYKQTPNATGEYDYQKFKVDGVQNAGSSTNTAQNKNLYSEFQAGFDRSFQKHHVSALLNGNIQNVYVNGPNLPLDYKTLASSFSYDYDEKYMFEVAMSYSGLNRYLDNNRYGYFPAVGVAWNISKENFLKENVSWINNLKLRASYGKTGNANIGYFVYDQYYTDGVGYYFGTSATFAYTKTEATLANPNATWEKARKLNIGMDADFFNNTFNLTVDYYKNRFYDLMQQRGKSASIIGNTYPLENIGITDYRGLDLQATYRNHINNLNYFVSAIISAGSNKVIDQDEVFREYDWMKRTGQSGSQTFGYLADGFFQTIEEINASPKIAGYNPVPGDIKYRDLNGDQIINEFDVTALRSNKPMVYYSFNLGINYKGFDFSALLQGARNRTIYVSGTTEWEFQNNGLGQAFEHHLNRWTPATAGTATYPRLTVGSNVNNQASSSFWLRNGNYLRLKNVELGYTLPGSLSHKIGLSSIRVFANGLNLLTQSEFDRVDPETIGSIYPAQRVINMGINIKF; encoded by the coding sequence ATGATGAAACGTTACTTAAAGAAGGTAATGTACCTTAAACCAAGGCATGAGTTACTTTTTTTGCAATTAATTTGCCTGGGCTTAATCCCGTTCAGCGGATTAGCCCAAAACAGTTCTGTAAGTAAGACGCAAGAGACCTTACTTTCGGGCACCTTAAAGGGCATAATTTCTGATATATACGGAGAGCCATTGTTTGGCGTAACCGTACTTAATAAAGCTAAGGGGGAGCACACCTTAACCGACAGAAGCGGAAAATACACCATAACGGGAGAGCCGGGTGAAATACTGGTGTTTTCACTTAATGGATACTTAACAAAGGAAATTGAGGTGGTAGGGCAAAACCTAAATCTTCCTTTAACAGAGAGTACGCAAACCGAAAAAACATTTAATAGTTTGTACGGACCACGCAAGAAATCGACCAGTATTCAATCTTATGCAGATATTTATTCAAGGGAACTGGCCCAATCGCCAACCGTATCGTATTTAAATGCCCTTACCGGTCGACTTCCGGGTTTGACGACACTACAGGCAAATGGCGAACCGGGCAACGATTTTGTGGGTGCTTCTATCAGAGGAGTTGCTCCGCAGATCCTGGTGAATGGCATTCCAAGAGATCTTACTTCCATAGATCCTGAACAAATCGAATCCATTACTATTTTAAAGGATGCGTTAAGTACTGTAATGCTGGGCCAACGGTCGTCGGGTGGCGTTATACTAATCAAAACCAAACAGGGCGAGATTGGGAAGCAAAAGGTTTCATTTACTGCGCAAAGAGGTATTCAGTCATCCACAACTATTCCCAAAGCGCTGGATGCCTACAATTATGCTTCGTTATTTAATGAGGCACTAAGAAATGATGGTAAGGCAGAAATTTATACTCAGGCCGATTTACAGGCTTATAAAGATGGCTCGGACCCTATTGGCCATCCCAATGTTGATTGGTATGATGAAATACTTAAGCCATCATCCATATTTTCTCGTTACAACCTCAATACGTCAGGCGGAGGGAATAATGCAAGATATTTTGTATCAGTCGATTATTTAAATCAAGATGGTCTGTACAAAACGTCAGACGACAATTCATATAACACCAATGTTAATTACAAACGGTATTTATTACGATCAAATATCGACGTTGATATTACCAAAAATTTATCTGTAAATCTTAATCTTTTTGGTGCTATAGAAAATGGAAATTACCCGGGAGGCGGGGGTATATACGGTGCTTTGGCAACTACGCCGAATAATGCTTATCCTATCTTTAACAGCAACGGATCTCTTGGCGGAAATAACGATTTTCAAAACAATATCTGGGGCTTAAGTACCAGATCGGGTTATACACTGAGTTATAACAGAACCATTACGGCCGATCTTTCTCTAAAAAGAACGCTCGATGATGTTTTGAAAGGCTTGTTTGTAAAAGCAACCCTTTCATTTAATACAGGGCTGGGAGATGCAACAAACAGAACGAAAACATTCGCTGTGTATAAGCAAACGCCAAATGCTACCGGCGAGTACGATTACCAGAAATTTAAGGTAGATGGTGTTCAAAATGCAGGATCGAGCACAAATACTGCTCAGAACAAAAATTTATACAGCGAGTTTCAGGCAGGTTTCGACAGAAGTTTTCAAAAGCATCATGTAAGTGCACTGCTTAACGGAAACATTCAAAACGTTTATGTAAACGGCCCCAATTTACCACTCGATTATAAAACACTGGCCAGCTCGTTTTCTTATGATTATGATGAGAAATACATGTTTGAGGTAGCCATGAGTTATAGCGGGTTAAACAGGTACCTCGATAACAACAGGTACGGTTATTTTCCGGCCGTGGGTGTGGCGTGGAATATTTCTAAAGAGAACTTTTTAAAGGAAAATGTAAGCTGGATAAATAACCTCAAACTTCGTGCTTCTTATGGGAAGACAGGAAACGCCAATATCGGATATTTCGTTTACGACCAATATTATACAGATGGTGTAGGCTATTACTTTGGCACCAGTGCTACATTCGCCTATACCAAAACAGAGGCTACCCTGGCCAATCCAAATGCCACCTGGGAAAAGGCAAGAAAACTGAACATCGGGATGGATGCTGATTTTTTTAACAACACCTTTAACTTAACTGTAGATTACTATAAAAACAGGTTTTACGATTTGATGCAGCAAAGAGGCAAAAGCGCATCAATTATTGGCAATACTTATCCGCTGGAGAATATCGGAATTACTGATTACAGGGGACTGGACCTACAGGCTACCTATAGAAATCATATCAATAATCTAAACTATTTTGTTTCTGCCATAATTTCTGCCGGAAGCAATAAAGTGATTGATCAGGACGAAGTTTTTCGGGAATATGACTGGATGAAAAGAACCGGACAAAGCGGTAGCCAAACATTTGGTTATCTGGCCGACGGCTTTTTTCAAACGATTGAGGAAATTAATGCCAGCCCAAAAATTGCAGGTTATAACCCTGTTCCGGGCGATATTAAGTACAGAGATTTAAATGGCGACCAGATCATTAACGAATTTGATGTAACCGCCCTCAGATCAAACAAACCGATGGTTTATTATAGTTTCAATCTGGGCATTAACTATAAGGGGTTTGATTTTTCGGCCTTGTTGCAAGGCGCCAGAAACCGTACCATTTATGTATCGGGTACAACCGAATGGGAGTTTCAAAACAACGGATTAGGACAGGCGTTTGAACATCATTTAAACCGCTGGACGCCTGCAACTGCAGGAACTGCAACTTATCCCAGGTTAACCGTCGGAAGCAATGTCAACAATCAGGCAAGTTCTTCGTTCTGGCTTAGAAATGGCAATTACTTAAGGCTTAAAAATGTTGAGCTTGGCTATACCTTACCGGGCTCATTAAGTCATAAAATTGGTCTTTCTTCTATCCGTGTATTTGCTAACGGGCTCAACCTGCTCACCCAATCAGAATTCGACAGGGTAGACCCCGAAACCATCGGGAGCATTTACCCCGCCCAACGCGTAATCAACATGGGTATTAACATCAAATTTTAA